In Flavobacteriales bacterium, the genomic window ACAGGCCAGAGTTTATCTGGAGAACAGGTTCGTTCAAGAGGTTGACTGGTTTGCCCAAAGAGATGTTAGTTACTTGTTTCGGCTTGATTCCATCTGTGATCTGATCATGCCATTGGAATCCGTCCCTAATATAGCTCAGTGGTATGCACTTCATTCTGTAGTTGAGAGACTCAAATCCATTGGGTGGAATTGTATCGACTTTACGAATTGCGGAATTTCGAGTGCGAAAAGTGCTATTGTCTACGCTGACAGTATTGGAGATTCTGAATTAAGATCCAGGGCAGTTGAGCAGTTGGGGTATTCCTATTCTGAAAGCCAAAAGTTTGATTCAGCTCTGTACTCATTCAGGAAATGTTTGGAAGAGTTACCGACAAATTCGGAGGAGCACGCAAGAATATGGTTGATGCTCAGTATGGGTGATGTTTTAGTGGAATTGGGAAGGACGGGAGAGGCCTTCACAACCATGGCTGAAGTACGTGCTCATGCACAGCAATGCAGTAACGTACCGTTCCAGCTTCAATATTCTGAAACCATTGGAAAGTTATTTGCGCGGGTCAATCAACCCGACTCTGCCACATATTATTTCGGTCACGGTTTGGATCTGAGCAGGGTCTACAGGGATACCATCAACGAACTCGGATTCATTTACAGGTTGGGTCAGCAAGAACTGACGAGGGGAGAACAAGAACTGACGAGGGGAGAATATGATGATGTACTGGCATATTTCCGTATTGCGAGGAATCTTTTGCGCGGTATTCCTATCAGGGATGGTAGGCATACGATGTATCTCCTTTTCTACAATGAGATTCTAACATTGGCAGGGTTCAGTCATATTCAGATGGGGCAGTATGAAGAAGCGTTGGACCTTTTTGTTGCGGCTCACAATTCGGCACCTGGCAAAAAGATAGATTACGCAAGGGCGAAAACCTACTTAGGAGCAAGCATTTGTCACGTTGCCCTCGGCAATGCTGAGATGGCAATAGACATGTCGAGTGAAGCTATCAAGTATGCCAATAAAAGTAAGGTTCCAACTCTGATCATGTTGGCTTACGGTGTCATGTCCGATGCTGCAGAGCTGAACGGAGACTACCGCCAAGCCTTGTACAACTTTAAGGAGGCCATCCAACGCAGAGACAGTATCAACCCGATACACGTTTATACGGATTTCATATCAGATCAGCAACAATATGAGTTTCGATTAGACCGGGCCGTTGACAGCCTGAACCATCACCATGAGAAAATGATGGTTGTTCAACAAAAGGAATCGGAGAAGCGCAAATGGATATGGGGACTGCTGGGCCTGATGGTAGGTCTTACCATCGCCCTCTTGACCGCTGGGGGGCTTTTTTACAGGAAGCAACGAACCAAATGGAATGCAATACTGGAGACTTTCGAGATACGGTTCAGTAAACTCAAAAGTGTATTCAGCATTCAGAATGAACGCCATGTGAGAAAGGTAGCTCGAACAGAAAGACGGTATGAAAAGCAACTGAAGCAAAAAAATGAAGAGCGGGAACAGGTATATCGGTCAGCAGTTAAAAGTGACAAAGACATTATGAAACTCGGTCTGACGGGGGACGCGAGGTCTAAGATTCAAAAAGAGTTCGACCGTATTGCGGGAACCAAGGTCAAAGTATCGGATGAAGAGTGGGAACGAATCAGGTTTCTGATGCTGAATCATGACCGACCTGTGGAATGGATGTACAAGAAACTCAAAGTTGGAAAAACCAAATTCACGAATACAATGATGGGCCCGATTTACGATTATTTCGGAATTTCTGCCGATGGTAGACATAAGAAAGACCAGGTGATCAATAGAATCAAAGACCTTCTCATGGCGAATTCTGACCAGGTCTGAGTTCAAAAATTACAGAGCGGACTCCGTGTCCGAAAAACGGACCTCGTCTCCTCGGAATTCTTACATATTTCAAGAAAAATTTGTTCCCAACGAATTACAGCACCTGAAGCACGTTCTGCTGAAATGCAAAACAGCCCGCGACTCTAATCGCGGGCCTAGCTTAAAGGATCTGGAATTCTGAAGGAACCAAAGAAAGGTCAGAACCCTGACCAATCAAGCTTGCGCATATAATAACATAGTGCGCAATAAAAGTCAAGGAAATCTCCTGACCAAAGTTCCTTCAGTTTTTCAGCCCTAAAGACAGGCAAAAGCGACACCCTTCAGTTGCTGTGGTTCATAACAGAAATGAAACACTCAAAAGCAACGGAAATGAAGGAGAAACAGCAATCAAAAACCATCGGTGAGGTCGCATCAAGACGACATCTCAACCTCAATGCTCAACTACGCCAATGGTGGGCAGAACGTACCATTGCGCAAGAAAGGGCAAAGAACAAAAGACCGACCAATAATAGGGATCGTGACGGCCCGCAGCGGTGAAAGCCCAAATGGCTTGAACCCCATCTGGGGTCATGATACAATTCAAATAACACATCAGAAAACTCAAAACAGAACCACAAAAAAACGAACGACAATGAACCTGATACGACAGAATACGCAATTGAGCACCCATGTCGAGGCTGACATGGATCATTACAGACGGCTCAAACAGGAACTTGAGGCCAAGGCCGATCGGATACGTAAACACGCCCTTATCGATGCGGAAACCTTGAGCCAACGGGACTACCGGATAAAACTACCCGAACTGCAATTACGGGTCGAGGAATTGCGGCAGGAATATCGTCAACTACGGGCTGACATTGACCTTGCCTTAAACGCAAAGAGTGCTGGATTGATCGGGAATCATGAGGCCAAGGAATTCAGTCAACATCTGAATGAACTTGGAATAAAACTCGGAGATCTTAAGAAGAAAATAAGTGAACATCCCGCCAATGAAAGGGAGCGGGCGACCCCTCTGAATGGATACGAGAAACTCCTCCTCCTCGCCCCCTTTATCCTATTGGGGCTGGACATGTTGTTCGAAGCACCCGCACTCCGCATTCTGGGCGGGTCAGGGCTTTTGGCCTACGGGACAGCACTCCTATTGAACGGCTGCAAATACTATTTCAGCAAGTTCCTCAATAAGAGGATCAAGACCAGCGACAACAGTCGGATACAGCTGTTCTGGGTACTTGTCGGTGCAGCTGTGTTCGGAGGGGTAGCCATCATTCTCGGTATATCGCGACACGCCTATCTGCAAATGCAGGACGGAGGGTCGCTTTATGGTCCGTTGGTACTTGCAGCTCTCTCGTTCTTCTTCTCCATGGCTGCTTGGGTCAGTGAGTTTTTGGCAGAGGATGTCCGCGAGAAGAAAGACAGGGTTGCCGATATAAACAGGGTGTTTGTAGAATATGATGCCCTCCAAAAGGACAGGGAGGAACTGGAAGAAAAGATACGCACCACGAAAAATGAACGCAGCGGCCGTCTCGGTTCACGGCTAATCACAATGGACAACGCTCGATCACTTGAACAGTACTTGGACGATCATTTCCGTTCGACAGCGAACAAATGGCAGGTGGTCTATCACTCACGCAGAACCGACCAACGGGAAGGCGATGATGTATTCATCACCGACATCTCACCGCTCAACGCAGAATTCATTGATAGAAAAGGACACATTCAAAATTCACAATCATGAAACACGCCATAATCATCTTTATCATCGTTCTGGTGTTGACGGCCATAGGTGTACCCACTTATCTTATCCTATGCAGAACACCACATCGGCCCATATATCGGGCATCGTATCTGATCGATCGTACCGATACATTCGGCCTTGAACCTATCAGCATCGTCACGGAGAACAGTTTCTCTTGGGATAAACTGAAAGAGGGAAGGAATATCCGCATCCGCAAGGTCAGCGATGTTGTCAATGAGGATGTCAGTATTCTGACCCTTGAAACATATAGGGATTGGAGCAATCCTTCTACATGGAACTTTGAGGACAACGAACTCTTTCGTGAAAACCGCATCCGAAAGTTTGAAGAAGAGCTGACCACTACGCTCAATGCCATTGCGATTCAGCGAACAGGCTATGGACACACTGCCGTCATGGAACCACTCATACAGGAACTCCTATATCTGCAACAATACCCGATGGATGACCGGGAGCTATTTGTTTATAGCGACCTAGGTCAAAACACTCCTCAAGACAATTGGATTTCTCATTCTGTGAATCACAAAGGTCTGGAAATAGACAGCCCACATCTATGGACTGGCATTGACGGAGCTTATGATCTGACGGATCTAAGCGGCATCCATGTCCATTTGATCCACCGACCCAGGAATGCTGAAGATGATGCCGAGTACCGTCTTCGTGCAAACTATGCGAAGAACCGACTGACGGAACTCGGAGCTGAAGTGTACATCCATGGAGCCATCAACCATTCAGGATACTGATATGGGAAAGGGAAATGATGCTGGATTTTGGGATGCCCTTTGGTCAGTGATAAAGCTGACCGGGCGGCTCATTCTCTGGCTTTTCACGATGATGCTGCACGCACTCGCATTCCTTCTTCGCGCCATCGAGACACTTATTCGAACATTAATCGATTAAAAGAAACACAATGGATTATATACTTCAATACGGAACACCAAAACTCTGGCATCTGGCCGTCCTTTTTATCGGCATAGCTGTTCTGGTGCATCTGACCAAAGAAAAACGCAAGCAGGACTATGACGACAATCTCGGCAGTCCGTTCAAACTCCTCAAACCGTGGCTGACAGGGTTCTATATGGGAGCAGGGAGGTTAAGTCGGGAACACTCGCGTATGCACGCTTTGGTCATCGGCAATACAGGTTCAGGAAAGACCGTTTCAACGCTACTTCCCAGCGCGATAAAATTTGCTAAGGAAGATTGCTCGATTATATTCCTTGACCCAGCACAGGAAGGACATACCAAAAGTTCAGGGATCTGGTCACAGCATACAAATGACGTACTCGTGTTCAATCCGAAAGACCACACCATGTCGGTGGGCTTCAATCCTGTTGAGTTGGCGAATACTTCCACCGAGATAAACATGCTAGCCGACATGCTCATGGCCTCTCAGATGCGTGGCAGTAAGGATGTGTTCTGGCCAAGTTCAGCAGCAAGGGCTGCCGCTATTCAGATACGTTTATTGAAACAACTTCCGAAGCAATATCATAACCTCGTTAATCTCAAGATTCTCAATGATGAGATGCTCGCTTCCACCAAGGTCGATAAACTCTGTTCGCTCTACGCAGACGACCGTTTGTTCCATGAGTACAAAGCGTTAATTGGTCAGGACACGAAAGTGCTTGCCAATATTCTGAGCACAATTCAGACCGCACTTAAAGCCCTTTCCGATGATGAACTTGCCCGATGTACTTCCGTCAATACGTTGGATTTCTCAGTATTCAGAAAGAAGAAAACTGCTCTGTATATCTGGACGGATGTCATGAGTAATTACCATGCATTCATCTATGAGATGCTGTTCACCTTCATGTTCCGAGAATTCATGAAGCAACTTCCCGATAGGGGAGATTTACCTATACATGTACTTGCGGATGAGATGGGTTCGTTTACTGTAAAAGGGTTTCCAGAGGCACTTGCTAACCTCAGAAAATATGATGTGTCAGTTATAAGTTGTATTCAAAACAGGTCTCAATTGGAAGAGCGTTATGGCCACCATGATGCACAGACCATCATGGCCAATTGTTGGAGCAAGCTGATATTCCCAGGAATGGAAACCGATCTGGCCAGAGAACTTGAACAGCGAATCGGCAAATGGACGTTTGAACGTGAAGACGGCAAAGGTCGTGGCACGCGGGAAGTAATGACCGTGCCGGAACTCATCCACCTGGATGCGGAACATGCAATGCTTGTCGCAGGTCCACACGCACCAATGAAGGTCAGAGTAAAACCCTACTACAAAGACCGGAAAATGCGAGCAATAAGTGAATTGCCACTTGCTCCTATTGTAGGAAGCGTTCCGACAGAACTCCAACTGATGGATATTGATGAACTGATAGCCAAGAAACGCAACCATGCCAAGGTCGGATGAAAAACGCAAAAGGGCAAGGGAACGCAAGGAACGCTTCCTAAAACGGAACCGCACC contains:
- a CDS encoding type IV secretion system DNA-binding domain-containing protein is translated as MDYILQYGTPKLWHLAVLFIGIAVLVHLTKEKRKQDYDDNLGSPFKLLKPWLTGFYMGAGRLSREHSRMHALVIGNTGSGKTVSTLLPSAIKFAKEDCSIIFLDPAQEGHTKSSGIWSQHTNDVLVFNPKDHTMSVGFNPVELANTSTEINMLADMLMASQMRGSKDVFWPSSAARAAAIQIRLLKQLPKQYHNLVNLKILNDEMLASTKVDKLCSLYADDRLFHEYKALIGQDTKVLANILSTIQTALKALSDDELARCTSVNTLDFSVFRKKKTALYIWTDVMSNYHAFIYEMLFTFMFREFMKQLPDRGDLPIHVLADEMGSFTVKGFPEALANLRKYDVSVISCIQNRSQLEERYGHHDAQTIMANCWSKLIFPGMETDLARELEQRIGKWTFEREDGKGRGTREVMTVPELIHLDAEHAMLVAGPHAPMKVRVKPYYKDRKMRAISELPLAPIVGSVPTELQLMDIDELIAKKRNHAKVG